A single Leguminivora glycinivorella isolate SPB_JAAS2020 chromosome 25, LegGlyc_1.1, whole genome shotgun sequence DNA region contains:
- the LOC125239502 gene encoding defensin ARD1, whose protein sequence is MKSVMLALVCVVMLVVISTPVEADKLIGSCVWGGVDYTSNCNGECKRRGFRGGHCGSFANVNCWCET, encoded by the coding sequence ATGAAGTCCGTTATGTTGGCACTGGTCTGCGTAGTAATGTTGGTAGTAATATCAACGCCTGTGGAAGCAGACAAGCTGATAGGCAGTTGCGTGTGGGGGGGAGTGGATTACACGTCCAACTGTAACGGGGAGTGCAAGCGCCGCGGGTTCAGGGGCGGACATTGCGGGAGCTTCGCTAACGTCAACTGCTGGTGCGAGACGTGA